The following DNA comes from Methanosarcina vacuolata Z-761.
GCTTTCTTGATAGCGTTATCAACATAATCTCTATCGTCGGGGTGTATATAATTTAAAAGTTCTTTGTAAGTTGCGCCTGATTCATGAGGATTACGTTCAAAAATCCGATACATTTCATCGGACCAGTATGTTTCACCAGTTACGAGATCCCAATCCCAATTTCCAATCTGAGCTATCTTTTGAGCTTCAGAAAGGCGTTTTTCACTTTCCTTCAATGAATTGTAAGCTTTCTCAAGCTCTGATGTCCGTTCTTTAACTTTTTCTTCTAGGTTCTCATGAACTCTTATTAGAGCTTCTTCTGCTTTCTTAAGTTCAGTAATATCACGTGCAGCTGCAAAGACCCCAATAACCTTCCCATTCTCGTCTCCATAAACTGAAGCATTGTACAAAACGGGAGTTATATGTCCATCCTTATGCCGAATCTCCAGAGGATAGTCCCTGACCTCACCGTGCATGAACACCTGCTGATATCCTTTTCTAGCTTCCCCGGGCTCAGTGAAATAATCTGAAAAATCAGTCCCAATCAAATCATTTCTTGAATATCCAGTAACCAGTTCAGTAGCGCCACTAACATCCGTAATCTTACCATCACGTCCAATGGTTACTAAGGGGTCCAGGCTGGCTTCAATCAGACTACGATTATAAAGATTTGATAATTTCAGAGCTTTTTCCGACCTTTTTCTCTGCAGAGCCTGCGTCACAGCAGGCGCGATAGCTTCAAGATCTTCCTGCTGTTCGTAGCTATAGCCGTTTTCACGGTTTGCAACCGCAATCAAACCTATCGTTTTTCCATCCTGGACAAGGGGGACGCCAAGAAACGATGTAATCGGCGGATGCCCATGCGGCAAACCAATACTGTCGGGGTGTGATAATGGATCATTGGTAAAGAAACCTTTCTCGTTGTTAATGACACTGCCATAAAGGCCATGAACAGCAAAATTGGTAGGAGGACTACGATGTCCTTTCTTGTCGTACATAAGGCACTGTTCCCATGCAAGCTCGCTTTTTGCAATATCGTGCAAGAACCCGTCAGCGCCCATTTCATTGATAAAACCAAACTGGCTGCTGGTTACTTCCAGGGCTACAGATAGACATGCTTCACCCAGTTCTTCTTCTGTATTTGCCTGTACCACGTTCCTGAAGATCTGATTGATTCCTTCAAGAATACGGTTGTATCTACGAATACGATGCTCTTCTTGCTTGCGCCTTGTGATATCACGGGCGACGTAAACACTCCCAATGAGTTTTTCTTCAGAATCGTATAGTGGCGAGACATTTACTAAGAAATTATCACCAAGACAACCTTCACAAATCTCTGCGATGTGCTCATCCCAATCCTTAAGCAGCTGCCTTTGTGGGCAAAAAGAAGGAGGCTTGTCTGTCCCATGGATAACACGATAGCAGGTTAACCCTATGCACTCTTCAGGTGTCATCCCTGATCTTGCCGCAATAGCTTTGTTCACACGAACAACTCTATGTTTATCGTCAATTATGGCTACCAGATCTGGCACAGCATCAAAGGTATATTCCCAATTTTTTGCAGCCTGAATAGCTTCTTTTTCTGCTCTTTTTCTTTCGGAGTTTTCTATCCTCTCCCATTTTCCGTCCCTTTTGATCAAAGCAAATTGATGGCTGGATACTACATCAATAATCTCGACCGTACTGCACATATCGAGATAATATGGGCATAGGGCTATCACATGGTGTTTGTCGAGAACAACATCTACTTTATTTTCATAATCAATAAATTCGTTCCAGCCTTCTTTTTCCAGCCAGCGATTGTCCCCTGCAACCCTCAACCCATCATAACCCCTTGCCAGAGCCTGGTTAATTTTTTCAACCCAGCTATTTACAACTCTATCCAGATCGAAAATACCCTTCTTTAAAAATCCACTGGTGTAAGGGATGATTTCTATTTGTCCTTTCTCCAGATAAACATCAAAATCAGGACCAGCCGTTATCATGGATGTTTTTGCCTCTTCCACTTCCAGAGGCTGTGAGGTAATCCATATGCATAACTCGTTATTTTCCAGCCCGGCTTTAAAATAAGGGACAAGTATATCCATCAAATCTTCTTTTGTCTGGTAGAACTGGCAGAAGTGTGTTCCCCAGGGTACTTCGCCAACAGTATCAATCCCAGAATCTCGAATGTTTTTTCTCATGGGTATTGTCTCCGGGTTTTAAGAATACCAGGATAGTTTTTTTTCTCATGGGTATTGTCTCCGGGTTTTGATAATACCAGGATAAAATTTGGCTCTTCACCACTCCCTATAGATAAGATGATTTTCAATTCAAGGCCACATTGGTTTTTATGAGGAAACTATGAGGATAGCTACACAAAACAACGAAGAGCAAAAAATTCTTTTGCACCAGTGTATTTGATTTCATTTTTACTTTATGATTTCTATTATATCTAAGTGCACTCTCTAAAGGTCTCAAGAGAAACTCAATAGTGCACAAGTCCTCTCGAAAGCTTACTATAATATATTTTGTGAATTTAAGAAGATCTCTATTTACCTTACAACTTTTTCTTCCTGACTACTGGAACTTATTATTTTGGAACTAACGGATTCTTATTCAAATGCTTTTACAGCCACAAGAACAAAAATGAATTGAAAATTATCCAAATTATAATATAAAAGTAATAGATATATTAAGTTTATTGACGTTAGTTACAGACTTTAGTTACAGGAAAGATTAATTCCCGCATCTCAAATGAGACACAGCCAAAAAGCTGAGATTCCAAATGATTAACTGAGTTTTCTGATTCTGGAAAATAATCATGAAACTTTGCTGATTTAACTTTGCTGATTTAAGAAAAAATGGCTCTTCGCCATTCCCTCTGAACAAGACGATTTTCAATTCAAAACCTCATTGATTTTTATGAGGACATTATGAGGATATTCACAAAACAATGAAGACCCGAAAAAATTATTTTTGAGATAAACTCATCAAGTAAACGATGGGATAATTGAAACGATGAAGTAATTGAAACGATGAAGTAATTGAAACGATGAGGTGATTGAAACGATGAGGTGATTGAAGCGATGGGATAATTGAAAGGTCAGTTAATTAATAAACTAATTAATTAACAGATAGTCTTATCCTCGCTATTGCAGGCAACTCTCAAACTCTTTTGGTTATAAAGATCTCTTTCCAGTGATTCTGTTTGTCCGATAGTATCTTCTCCCCACTTTTGTTTAACTGCCTCACTCCACTGGAGTTTATCGTCCCCAATCATAGATTTTGGAATTGCAAAAATGTTTTCTCTCGTTGTTCTGGAAATCCCGGATTTTGACAACTTATACTTATTCGTTTTCTGATCGTATACCATCTGGTGATCGAGTTTAAATGCACTAACGGCCTCTGAAAACTTGCAGTTAACCTGGTTTAATTCTTCGTTTGGATCTTTTCCCTTCCTTCGCTTCATTTTTTCTATTTCAATCTCTTCTTTTCGTATATCCTCCAGGTACCATAAACTCCTATCAACTTCACTTTTAAATACAATCATATGCCATTTGAGAGACAACGAGTACGGTTTTCTTAAATATTCTTGCAATTCGGCAATCAGATCGGAATCATCTGTCGTACTTTCAATTTCTTCCATTATTCTTTTCATTTTGGCCAGATTTGCCTTCTGTCTTTCCTGACTTGTTACCATAGCTATCCACAACAGATTAACTTTTATTAGACTGTTATATACAGAAAGTATATTTTAAACCTTCGATAATAGATCATAAAAGTTAAATTTAGAAAAAATTTCGACTTGTTTGCCACAAAATCTCACGAAAATTAGGGTCGCAGGAATAGTTGCTGTGATTTGAGCCTTTTCTCTGGGTTTGAATCCATTTTAATTTTATTGTCGAGTCAATCATCAAGGATTCAATAATTCCGAATAATTGCAATCGATTTTATACGACATTTTGTTGTTGACTCAACAGTGGGGCCTGCGCTCTTTATTGTGGGGTTCACATTTGTTTACTCATATATTGAATATCAAAAAGAATAACGGAACCAAATCTCAAATTAAAACTTAAAAATGAAGATTACAGGAATTCCTGTAATTCCGGATTCTGAAACTTCTGTTTACTCGGTTTTTGACTTTTATTTTATCATCACGTTTATCTAGCATGTTCTCGTTTGTTTTATTGATTTATATGGCCGAGGATATAACAAAAGATACCAGTAGAATAATTAAGAATGGGGATACAGTCTCAGTTAATTATGTAGGAAAACTTGAAGATGGTACAATCTTCGATACTTCCTTAAAGGAAGTTGCTATCGAGGCAGGGAAATACAATCAGATGAGAAATTATGAACCCCTTACATTTACCGTCGGCGTAGGCCAGATGATAAAAGGATTTGATGAGGGCGTTGTCGGAATGCAAGTGGGAGAAGAAAAAACCCTTACAATCCCGCCTGAAGAAGCATATGGAGAGTACAGAGAAGAATTTGCAAGAGAGATCCCGAATAATACTGTTAATTTTACTCCGGAAGTCGGGATGAAGCTGGCTACGGACAATGGTCTGACAGGCACTATCACGGATGTAAACGAAAATAACTTTGTTGTAGACTTCAACCATGAGCTTGCAGGCAAGACCCTGATTTTCTCAGTCACAATCGTTTCTGTGGAGGAGTGAAAGTGATGAAGGCCAGGAAAAAAGCAGTTTTCTTCATAGCTATACTGCTCCTGGTAAGTACAATTCTTGGCAGCGGATGCACGGATAGCGGGAGCAAGGGAGGAGACAGCAGAGCAGTAAAGTCCGGAGATTCTGTCAAGATCGACTATACCGGGAAGCTTGAAGACGGCACGGTTTTTGATACCTCAAAAGAAGACGTTGCAAAGCAGGCAGGTATATACGTTGAAGGACGGGAGTATACTCCTCTTAACTTTGTCGTTGGCTCGGGACAGGTAATCCCTGGTTTTGACGAAGGTGTAATCGGAATGAAAGTAGGGGAAGAAAAAACCCTGACGATCCCTCCAGATAAAGCTTATGGGGAATATGAGGAAGCAAGAGTCCTTGCTGTCCCGATTGAAGAATTAAATCTAACAAACCGATCCCAAATTCCTGAAGTGGGGCAAACCTTGAGAGATATGTACGGAAATCAGTACAAAGTAACAGCTGTAAACGATACGCATATCACTCTTGACGCCAATCATGAGCTTGCAGGCAAGACCCTGATTTTTGATATAAAACTAATCTCAATAGAATAAATTTAAGTTACTGAAGAGCAAATTGAGAGTTAGAGTATTTTTTTAAAATGTGCATCATTTCGGTATCTGGATAGATTTTGAAATGGCGTGGGTACCAGAGAAAAATGCACAGGAGAAAGAGATAATGGAAAATTCTCGTACTGTGAAAAAAGGGGATTACCTGCTTATTGATTATACTGGAAAATTCGAAGACGGAACGGTCTTTGATACCACTTTGAAGGAAAAAGCCCTCGAAGCAAGGATCTATGACGAAAAAAAAGGCTACCGGCCTTTTTTTTTCAGAACGGATACATTCCAGGCAATAAAAGGTATCGATATGGGAGTGCTTGGAATGAAAGAGGGTGAAGAAAAAACCCTCATAATTCCGCCTGAAGAAGCCTATGGAATGTATAAGAATTACCTTGTCCAGGAGATCCCTCTCGAAAAGCTTGGACTCCAGACCCCTCCTGAGCCAGGAACAAAAATCATAACACCCGCTGGGAGTGAGGTTAAAGTGCTCAACTCCACGGAAACTTCTGCTACCCTGGATTTTAACCACGAACTTGCAGGCAAAACCCTCATCCTTGAAATAAAACTGGTCTCGATCATAAACTGATTCCAGGCCCAAAATCGGGGGGTAAAGGATGGAAAAAGAAGAAAAAGTAATGGTACTGCTGCTGTTCATGACATTGACTTCTCTTATGACAGCTTATCTTTGCTTTGGGTCGGAACTTACAGCTTCTGGACAGGAGACCGGAGAAGAAGCCACGCCGTATAGCCGTGAGTCCGGTGAAGGGGAGAAGGTGTTCCTTGAAGCCCAGGTTTTGAGCAAACGGTTAACCTATACAGGCGGGCACCTGCTTTTACAGGTAGACTGCAACTCCGAAGTCCTGAGCGTCTTTATTCCGAAAACCGCAGGCGCAGAAGCTCTGAATAATTCAATTCAGAAAGGAGATTTCATCAGCGTAACTGGCACCGTTTCGGAGTATGAAGGGAAAAGGGAAATCAAGGTGGAAAGAAAAGAAGATATTCTTCTGAGTTATCAACGTTAATCTGATTTCGTCATTAATCTGATTTCGTCACTAATCTGATTTCGTCATTGATCGGATTTCGTCATTAATCTGATTTCGTCATTAATCTGATTTCGTCATTAATCTGATTTCGTCATTAATCTGATTTCGTCATTAATCTGATTTCGTCATTGATCGGATTTCGTCACTAATCTGATTTCGTTATTCATCTGATTGATCGTCATTAATTGAATAACCATTATCAATAACCTTTGAGACAACGACAACAAAATCGTTAATAATATATTCATATAAGGACATTTGGGAAAAATATGAAAGCGTGTATCATGTGTGGAGGGGCTGGGACAAGGCTCAGACCGCTAACTTTCAAGCATCCTAAACCCAGCATACCGATTCTTAATAAGCCGTCAGTCCTGCATCTGATAGAGCATCTTTCAAGGGAAGGGTTCAATGAAATAGTCATGACCCTGGGGTACATGGGAGATCTCATAGAAGAGCAGCTCGGAGATGGGCACATGTTTGGGGTACATATCGAATATGTGTATGAGAAAGAAAAACTCGGAACTGCAGGCGGTATTAAAAATGCTGAAGAATACCTGAAAGACGAGCCGTTTATCGTGCTTGGTGGGGATCACGTCCTCAACCTGGACCTGCGGGAGATGTACCGTTTCCATGAAGAAAACGATGCTCCGATAACCATAGGGCTTATTTCGATTGACGACCCGAGAGAATTCGGAATTGCGGATATGGACATTAACAACCGGATCCACCGCTTCCTGGAAAAACCGAAAGCAGGCCAGATATTCAGCAACCTTGCAAGCACCGGCATTTATGTTTGCAGCCCTTCGATATTTGAATGGATACCTGAAGGCAAGAAATTCGACTTTGCAAAAGACCTTTTCCCCTTCATGCTGGCAGCCGACAAAAAAATCAATGGTGTACTTGTGCGGGGACAATGGACTGACGTTGGAAGTTCGGCAGCTTACAGGCAGGCACAGCGCTGGATGCTCGATGCCCTTCCTGGAACAACAATCGAAGGGAATTTCACAACCCGGAACGCAAGAATAAAAGGTCCTCTGTCCATAGGAAACAATGTATGCATAGGTTCGAATTCGTCCCTTGTAGGGCCAATAGTAATAGGGGAAAATACAACTATAGGCGATAACGTCCTTATCGGGCCTTACAGTGTTATAGGCTCAAACTGCACCATAGAGGACAATACAAAAATCCTTTCATCCTATCTTTTTGATAATGTGTCCATAGGAAAGGGATCCAATATCTCAGGCGGGGTAGTGGCAGACGAAACAATCATCGGAGAACACTGCTTCCTTGAAAATGGAACTGTTATTGGACATAAAGTACTGATCGGAAGTAATTCAACAATACATTCCGGAGTTAAGATCTGGCCCGAAGTTGTTATAGATAAAGACTCAAGCATAAAGGAAAACGTGATCAATTCCGGTTATGACGCTGCACATGAAGGTTCGTAAAATTTGGATTTCAAAGATTTGGATTTCAAAGATTTGGATTTCAAAGGACAGAATCCAGTCGAAATATCAACTGGATTTCTGAATCCGCATTTTTCAGGTTGATTCAGGGTGAAATTGCTTTTTGGAATCCGGGTTGATTCAGGGTGAAATTGCTTTTTTGGAAGCCTGGTTGATTCAGGTTGAACTTACTTTTTTAGGACCCTGGTTGAATTTCGCTTTTCTGCTGTTTATTTTTCATATTCATCTTTTGACAGGCACATGTGAAGTTTTCAGGACACGTAGAACGAAAGACATACTGAAACAGATATAACTTTATACTAGATCCTGACAAGTCTTTTTGCCATGTCGTCCAGAGAATTTATCTTTGAAATCCTTAGAAAAAGTGTGCATCTGGTTTCAATCCTGATCGTGCTTATCTACGAACTTTACGGAAAAGAAGCCATCCTATGGGCACTCATGCTATTTCTTGTAACTGTTATTATTCTTGACTACTTCCGGGTTGAGCATGGAATTCGAATACCTTTTTTCCATATTATGTACAGAAAAAGTGAAGCTGACCGCTTCGGAGGACATATCTTCTTTGCGCTCGGGGCAATTTCAGTAATATCCCTGTTCAGTCGAGAGATCGCTTACGCTGCAATTCTTATGGCCACCTTCGGGGACCTGGCTGCAGCTCTTATAGGAAAATTCTATGGAAAGAGGAAAGTTTTTCAAAGAATATTTAAAAATGACAAATCGATTGAAGGCTCAGCTTCGGAATTTCTTATTGATTTCCTCATAGGGCTGCTTATTCTCGGGAATCCCATTGTCTCTCTAATGATGGCGTTTCTTGCAACCCTTACGGAAACGGCAGTCAATAAAATTGATGATAACCTTATAGTGCCGGTTTTCGCAGGTTTTTTCGGGCAGATAACCCTGAATTTTCTGGCATATTTATAATCAAAGTTGCGCTGGCGTCTTCGCTGAAAGCAACGGATTATGTTCACGCCAAAGCTCCAAAAAATGGACTTGATAAATTATATTATCATTACCTGTTTTCGGGAAAGTTTTCCATCCCTGCAGCAAGCTAGCGGGGTATTCGACTGAAATAACTGTTATATCAGTCCACAATATATAAATCATTAATTTTAGATGAAAACAAAATATAATATAAATTGGTTAAATATTAATATTTTTGAATATAAATAGTTATAAATTACATAAATTTATAGTATTTTTAATTAAAAAGATTCTTAAATAGATTATAACTAAAGATCGTAGTAGTTACACAGAAAAACGCAAACAAAAAGAGGATTAGTAAACTAGAAAAAAGACAAATCTACTCTTCTTATTTAATTCAATCAATAGATCACTGATCCGACCTAAAATAGTGGACTATTTTACTCATAATAAATGTATATTAAATATTTAGGGATGATTATCTGGACTGATGAGAAATCAATATGATAAAACCTTATTGTCCAAAACACGGAACTATCATGACTCCTATGAATATGGATTCCTTGTCAGGTGCATATAAATCCCTTGAAAATAGTTGCGTAAGAACCCCCATTTTTGAATCAACGTTTATTCTCTCTGGTTCGGTTATTTTTAACCTAGCTTCGGCAGGTAAACATATAAGTTAATATAATTAATTTTCGTATCTCTTTTCTTGATCTTCCATGGCAGCTAAAAACAACAGTAGAAGAGTTGAATCCTCAATAAAACGTACAGGCTTCTTAGGTCACCTTGGTCTCATTGCTGGAGTTTTCCGCGAACTTGAAGTTGACAAATTGATCGATGAGAAACTTCCTAAAGAACGAGATCACAAGGTTCCTCACTCCGTCTGTATCCTTGCCATGGTACTCAATGGTCTTGGTTTCATAGGGCAACGTCTGTACCTTTTTCCTGATTATTTCAGGACTATTTCCATAGGAAGACTTTTTGGAGACAGCGTCACACGAGAAGACCTGAATCAATATGCTATTGGAGAAACTCTTGACAGAATAGTAAAGTATGGTCCTACAAAACTGTTTACGGAAATCACTCTTCACATTATGGCTCGTCTACCTATTCCTCTCCATTGTTTACACGCTGACACTACAAGTGTCAGCGTTTATGGCGATTATGAAGACGAAGAAACTGAGTATATTGATATTACTTTTGGAATACCAAAAAACGGAAGATGGGACCTCAAACAATTTGTTTTGAGCTTGATTGTAAATCAGCATGGGATACCACTTTTCATGAACACCCATTCAGGGAACGCTTCAGACAAAAGCACAATTCTGGAAGCAATCAAGTCTCTCAAATCAGCTTTAAGCCCTGAAGCAAAGTGTACTATGTAGCTGAATAGTTCTTTTTACACTGACAATAATATCAAGAACATAGGAAAGTCATTCTGGATCAGTCGTGTTCCTGCAACAATTAATGAAGCAAAGGAACTGCTAACTGCAAATCTAAACCTGAAAACGTGAAAAGCGACGAAAGATACTCATTTTATCAAACCTTTGTGGAATATGGTGGAGTTAAACAAAAATGGGTTTTGTTACTCTCTCATAAAATGAAAGAAAAAAAAGAGGCAACTCTAACAAGAAAGCTTGAAAAAGAGCTTGAAAAAGCAGAAAAGTCGCTTAAAAAGCTGGCAGGAGATGACTTTTTCTGTGAAGAAGATGCATTAAAAGCAGCAGAAAAATGGATTGCAGATTTCCCTTCTGTTCTTTTTGAAAAAGTAGATTTGAAAACCATTAAAAAACGTGAAGCAGGTAAAAGAGGCAGAATTTATAAAGATGAGAAATTGAAGACATGTTATAGGATTGATGGAATTATAAAGGTTAATGATGCTTTTGTTTTGAATGAAATGGAAAAAATGGGACTTTTCATTCTTGCAAGTAATGATATCCGTCTTTCCCCTGAAGAGATGCTGAAGTATTACAAAGGACAGGATAAAGTAGAAAAAGGATTCCGATTTTTGAAAAGTGATACCTTTAGCATATCGAAGGTGTATCTCAAGAATAAATCAAGAATTGAAGCGTTGACAATGATAATGGTTCTCTGCTTAATGATTTATGCAATTGCAGAATGGAAATTAAGGACAAAGTTAGAAGAAGAAAATGAAACGGTTCCAGATCAAAAAGGGAAACCAACAAAAAGACCAACAATGAGATGGATATTTTTCAAGTTTCAGGGAATTACAGAACTTATAACGCAGAAAAAAGGGAAAACAAAGTCAGAAATACTGAATATGGAAGAAATTCACTGGAAAATATTGAGGCTCATGGGGGAGGAATATGAAAATATATATCTCTAGTTGCGTTAACCTGCCGAAGCTAGGTTTTAAATAAAGAATTATTTCAACCCACAAAACAACGAATACACGTCAAGGGTTACAAATATGATTGCTGGTACAATAAACAATACCCTGAAAGCAAAAGATCCGACGAAAACAATAGCAGAAGATTCGGTGAAAACAGCAGAAGATTCGGTGAAAACAGCAGAAGATTCGGTGAAAACGAAAGGGCCAATGTGGAAAAAAGAAGATTTAGGTACCCAAATACGCTCATTTGAATATCAAATTTATGGAATAATGGAAAAAGTGGTGTCTTATGAGTCCTGAGACGGAGTCAGCTTACATAGTTGTCTCAGATGTGCATTTGGGTAGTGAACAATGTAATCAAAATGAGTTTTGTTGTTTTCTTGAGTGGATAAATAGTTTAAGCAGTCAAGAAAATACTGATCAGATTGTAAAATGTAAGAATAAAGAAGTCAAAATTAAAAAACCTTGCAAAATAATTCTGCTGGGAGATATTGTGGAATTGTGGGATCCTAAAGATGGTGATAGAGATAACGTTATTAAAGATTCTATGAGACCTCTCTCCTTACTCACAAGTGTCGGTTGTGACAAAATATACGTGGTTGGGAATCACGACTATTCTCTGGGTGAACTGGAAGGAAAGATTAACTGGGAACACCTGTGCAATGAAACAGAACTTGATATTTATGATAGTCACTATCCTAAAAAGGATAAAAATGGAATTGCCCATGGTTTCAATATAGGAAACAGGTCTTATTTCTTCCTTCATGGTCATCAATTCGACAAAGAGCAAGCAGTTCTTGCATATGTGTCTCATCTCATCGGTGAACTTTGGAATCCATTAAACTGGTTTCAGGTCCTTTATAATATCCCATTTACTAAAAAACACTGGAAAAGAAATTTTGTTATATTTTTAGGCCTGGTTTTTGGTGGAAAATATCTTATGTGGAGTGCGTTTCTACAATCCAGCTTCTGGGTCACTGCAATATGGGCTATAATTACTGGTTTTTTTGCATTTAGCTCCATTCCCGGTATTGTTGCACATACACAAGAAATTATATATAAGCATATAAATCCCCTGGATAAAACCGCAGAAGAAGTTATAACCGATGAATATTACAAGAAAAAGAAGGATACTATACAGGCAGATGTTGTTGTTTTTGGGCACACTCACTTTGCAAGTTACTATCCCCTTGATCTCTCTGAAAAAGAGGGTCAGAAAAAGAAAAAGTTATTTGTTAATAGCGGATGCTGGGTTGGAACAGATGAAGATATAAATGGAAAAATGCGTTACTCAAATACGTTTATATATATAGATAAAGGCGGAGCATATATTATGAGGTGGTGTGGTTCCGGTAAAATCGATTGTATTGATGTTGTGTGAACTGCCTACTACCTGCTGATGAAAGCGAGGATGGAATTTTCCGCTGTTTCTCAGTCTCACAAAGTTAAAAGAACCCTTTGGGGTTCTTACTTTCAGGATTATTACTTTTGGGATTCTTACTTTCGAGACTCTCACTTTCGAGACTCTCACTTTCGAGACTCTCACTTTCGGGATTCTTACTTTAGGGATTCTTACTTTAGGGATTCTTACTTTAGGGATTCTTATTTTTCAGCTCCAATCTCAACCTGCGCATTCTTGAGATTTCTCATTTCCCTTATGCGCCTGGCAAGGATTTCTCCCAGATAAAGCACAAGCGCAGCAAGGAGTACATACACTTTCAGGCTTACCTGCTCATCAGATTGTTTCACTGAATTCTGCCGCGCATCTTTCAGTAGAAGGGCCCTTGCCTCTTTCTCATTGTAAATTTTCCCTCCGGTCGCAAGGACAAGAGGCTCTATATCCTCATTGAGCCCTACATCCCGATACTCAAGCTGATAATTTACCGCAAGTGGGTAGCCTGAGATATCATGAATCCCAATACTATCCGGATTCACAGTTGTCTCATAGGTATTTCTTCCGGTTAGAGCAAGGTCCAGAGCATTACCATCAAGTTTTAACTTCGGAATTCCTTCATCGTACATTTTAAGCGTCAGGTTGGAAGGAGTGCCGAGCCAGGTATCCGGGCTGTCCACAACAGTCCCTTCTTCAGCTCTCGGGTTCGCTACTGCCCAATTGATCATGCTCGAAATTAGTTTGGCACTCGACCCATTATAAACATTAGTCGCCCAGCGAGAACCGTCACCTTGTCCATTATCTGTGGTAAAAGCCGCAACTCTTCCCAGTCCGAAGCGCCATGTAGTAAGTACTGGTTTTCCATTTGAAGTAGTTATGACCAGGCGTTCAGCCCCGGATTTTGGAGTCACGTCGTTATATCCCGTGATATTGGAAGTAAGGTTCACATCTTTCGTAATGAAGCTATTTGGAGAATAAGTATAGAGAGAATAGTCAGACGTTACATTTTCTTCTTTATCTTTATCTTCTTTATCTTCTTCCTGAGACTTATTGGTTGACTCAAAGACTATATTTGCCCTTTCACTCATATTAATGTGGAAATAATTCTTTTCAAGCCCGAGTTCCTTCATAAACATCTCAGCATAATAATTTCTGGATTTGTCAGTCTGAGAAGGAGCTACAGAACGGACATGGATAAAATACAGGTTTACGCCGAGTTTCTGCAGTTCTTTTGCAGCCTGAAGGCCTGGCTCATA
Coding sequences within:
- a CDS encoding diacylglycerol/polyprenol kinase family protein, encoding MSSREFIFEILRKSVHLVSILIVLIYELYGKEAILWALMLFLVTVIILDYFRVEHGIRIPFFHIMYRKSEADRFGGHIFFALGAISVISLFSREIAYAAILMATFGDLAAALIGKFYGKRKVFQRIFKNDKSIEGSASEFLIDFLIGLLILGNPIVSLMMAFLATLTETAVNKIDDNLIVPVFAGFFGQITLNFLAYL
- a CDS encoding nucleotidyltransferase family protein produces the protein MKACIMCGGAGTRLRPLTFKHPKPSIPILNKPSVLHLIEHLSREGFNEIVMTLGYMGDLIEEQLGDGHMFGVHIEYVYEKEKLGTAGGIKNAEEYLKDEPFIVLGGDHVLNLDLREMYRFHEENDAPITIGLISIDDPREFGIADMDINNRIHRFLEKPKAGQIFSNLASTGIYVCSPSIFEWIPEGKKFDFAKDLFPFMLAADKKINGVLVRGQWTDVGSSAAYRQAQRWMLDALPGTTIEGNFTTRNARIKGPLSIGNNVCIGSNSSLVGPIVIGENTTIGDNVLIGPYSVIGSNCTIEDNTKILSSYLFDNVSIGKGSNISGGVVADETIIGEHCFLENGTVIGHKVLIGSNSTIHSGVKIWPEVVIDKDSSIKENVINSGYDAAHEGS
- a CDS encoding UDP-2,3-diacylglucosamine diphosphatase, translating into MSPETESAYIVVSDVHLGSEQCNQNEFCCFLEWINSLSSQENTDQIVKCKNKEVKIKKPCKIILLGDIVELWDPKDGDRDNVIKDSMRPLSLLTSVGCDKIYVVGNHDYSLGELEGKINWEHLCNETELDIYDSHYPKKDKNGIAHGFNIGNRSYFFLHGHQFDKEQAVLAYVSHLIGELWNPLNWFQVLYNIPFTKKHWKRNFVIFLGLVFGGKYLMWSAFLQSSFWVTAIWAIITGFFAFSSIPGIVAHTQEIIYKHINPLDKTAEEVITDEYYKKKKDTIQADVVVFGHTHFASYYPLDLSEKEGQKKKKLFVNSGCWVGTDEDINGKMRYSNTFIYIDKGGAYIMRWCGSGKIDCIDVV
- a CDS encoding pentapeptide repeat-containing protein; this encodes MEFSAVSQSHKVKRTLWGSYFQDYYFWDSYFRDSHFRDSHFRDSHFRDSYFRDSYFRDSYFRDSYFSAPISTCAFLRFLISLMRLARISPR